A stretch of Canis lupus baileyi chromosome 2, mCanLup2.hap1, whole genome shotgun sequence DNA encodes these proteins:
- the BHMT gene encoding betaine--homocysteine S-methyltransferase 1 isoform X2, which translates to MGILERLNSGEVVIGDGGFVFALEKRGYVKAGPWTPEAAVEHPEAVRQLHREFLRAGSNVMQTFTFYASEDKLENRGNYVAEKISGQKVNEAACDIARQVADEGDALVAGGVSQTPSYLSCKSETEVKKVFQQQLEVFVKKNVDFLIAEYFEHVEEAVWAVEALKASGKPVAATMCIGPEGDLHGVSPGECAVRLVKAGASIVGVNCHFDPTISLQTVKLMKEGLDAARLKAHLMSQPLAYHTPDCNKQGFIDLPEFPFGLEPRVATRWDIQKYAREAYNLGVRYIGGCCGFEPYHIRAIAEELAPERGFLPPASEKHGSWGSGLDMHTKPWIRARARKEYWENLRIASGRPYNPSMSKPDAWGVTKGTTELMQQKEATTEQQLKELFEKQRFKSAQ; encoded by the exons ATG GGCATCCTAGAACGTTTAAACTCTGGAGAAGTTGTGATTGGAGATGGAGGGTTTGTCTTTGCACTGGAGAAGAGGGGCTATGTGAAGGCGGGCCCTTGGACCCCGGAAGCTGCTGTGGAACATCCAGAAGCAG TTCGCCAGCTTCATCGGGAGTTCCTCAGAGCTGGATCCAATGTCATGCAGACCTTCACCTTTTATGCAAGTGAAGACAAGCTGGAGAACAGAGGAAACTATGTTGCAGAGAAAATATCT GGGCAGAAAGTCAATGAAGCTGCTTGTGACATTGCCCGGCAAGTGGCTGACGAGGGAGATGCTTTGGTGGCAGGAGGCGTGAGTCAGACACCCTCGTACCTTAGTTGCAAGAGTGAAACTGAAGTTAAAAAAGTATTTCAGCAACAGTTGGAGGTCTTTGTGAAGAAGAACGTGGATTTCTTGATTGCCGAG TATTTTGAGCACGTTGAAGAAGCTGTGTGGGCAGTTGAAGCCTTGAAAGCGTCTGGGAAGCCTGTAGCAGCAACCATGTGCATTGGCCCAGAGGGAGACTTGCACGGCGTGAGCCCCGGCGAGTGTGCAGTGCGCCTGGTTAAAGCAG GAGCTTCCATCGTTGGCGTGAACTGCCATTTCGACCCCACGATTAGCTTGCAGACAGTGAAGCTCATGAAAGAAGGCTTGGATGCTGCCCGACTGAAAGCCCACCTGATGAGTCAGCCGTTGGCCTACCACACTCCTGACTGCAACAAACAGGGGTTTATCGATCTACCAGAATTCCCCTTCG GACTGGAACCCCGAGTTGCAACCAGATGGGATATTCAAAAATACGCTAGAGAAGCCTACAACCTGGGGGTCAGGTACATTGGCGGGTGCTGTGGATTTGAGCCCTATCACATCAGGGCTATTGCTGAGGAGCTGGCCCCAGAAAGGGGGTTTTTGCCTCCAGCTTCAGAAAAACACGGCAGCTGGGGAAGTGGTTTGGACATGCACACCAAACCCTGGATTAGAGCCAG GGCCAGGAAGGAATACTGGGAAAATCTTCGGATAGCCTCTGGCAGGCCATACAACCCTTCAATGTCAAAGCCTGACGCTTGGGGAGTGACCAAAGGAACAACTGAGCTGATGCAGCAGAAGGAAGCCACAACTGAGCAGCAGCTGAAAGAGCTCTTTGAAAAACAGAGATTTAAATCTGCACAGTAG
- the BHMT gene encoding betaine--homocysteine S-methyltransferase 1 isoform X1, whose amino-acid sequence MAPVGGRKARRGILERLNSGEVVIGDGGFVFALEKRGYVKAGPWTPEAAVEHPEAVRQLHREFLRAGSNVMQTFTFYASEDKLENRGNYVAEKISGQKVNEAACDIARQVADEGDALVAGGVSQTPSYLSCKSETEVKKVFQQQLEVFVKKNVDFLIAEYFEHVEEAVWAVEALKASGKPVAATMCIGPEGDLHGVSPGECAVRLVKAGASIVGVNCHFDPTISLQTVKLMKEGLDAARLKAHLMSQPLAYHTPDCNKQGFIDLPEFPFGLEPRVATRWDIQKYAREAYNLGVRYIGGCCGFEPYHIRAIAEELAPERGFLPPASEKHGSWGSGLDMHTKPWIRARARKEYWENLRIASGRPYNPSMSKPDAWGVTKGTTELMQQKEATTEQQLKELFEKQRFKSAQ is encoded by the exons ATGGCGCCCGTGGGCGGCAGGAAGGCCCGGAGG GGCATCCTAGAACGTTTAAACTCTGGAGAAGTTGTGATTGGAGATGGAGGGTTTGTCTTTGCACTGGAGAAGAGGGGCTATGTGAAGGCGGGCCCTTGGACCCCGGAAGCTGCTGTGGAACATCCAGAAGCAG TTCGCCAGCTTCATCGGGAGTTCCTCAGAGCTGGATCCAATGTCATGCAGACCTTCACCTTTTATGCAAGTGAAGACAAGCTGGAGAACAGAGGAAACTATGTTGCAGAGAAAATATCT GGGCAGAAAGTCAATGAAGCTGCTTGTGACATTGCCCGGCAAGTGGCTGACGAGGGAGATGCTTTGGTGGCAGGAGGCGTGAGTCAGACACCCTCGTACCTTAGTTGCAAGAGTGAAACTGAAGTTAAAAAAGTATTTCAGCAACAGTTGGAGGTCTTTGTGAAGAAGAACGTGGATTTCTTGATTGCCGAG TATTTTGAGCACGTTGAAGAAGCTGTGTGGGCAGTTGAAGCCTTGAAAGCGTCTGGGAAGCCTGTAGCAGCAACCATGTGCATTGGCCCAGAGGGAGACTTGCACGGCGTGAGCCCCGGCGAGTGTGCAGTGCGCCTGGTTAAAGCAG GAGCTTCCATCGTTGGCGTGAACTGCCATTTCGACCCCACGATTAGCTTGCAGACAGTGAAGCTCATGAAAGAAGGCTTGGATGCTGCCCGACTGAAAGCCCACCTGATGAGTCAGCCGTTGGCCTACCACACTCCTGACTGCAACAAACAGGGGTTTATCGATCTACCAGAATTCCCCTTCG GACTGGAACCCCGAGTTGCAACCAGATGGGATATTCAAAAATACGCTAGAGAAGCCTACAACCTGGGGGTCAGGTACATTGGCGGGTGCTGTGGATTTGAGCCCTATCACATCAGGGCTATTGCTGAGGAGCTGGCCCCAGAAAGGGGGTTTTTGCCTCCAGCTTCAGAAAAACACGGCAGCTGGGGAAGTGGTTTGGACATGCACACCAAACCCTGGATTAGAGCCAG GGCCAGGAAGGAATACTGGGAAAATCTTCGGATAGCCTCTGGCAGGCCATACAACCCTTCAATGTCAAAGCCTGACGCTTGGGGAGTGACCAAAGGAACAACTGAGCTGATGCAGCAGAAGGAAGCCACAACTGAGCAGCAGCTGAAAGAGCTCTTTGAAAAACAGAGATTTAAATCTGCACAGTAG